In Chloroflexota bacterium, the DNA window CGGCCAGCGCCTCCGTGCCGGCTAGCTAGTCGTCGTCGGCGCTGCGCCGCAGATCGTGCGTGAGCACGCCGACGATGCCCGCGGCCAGTCCGCCGATGATTGGTCCGAGCCAATAGATCCAGTGCGAGTCAAAGTGCCAGTTCACGATGGCGGGTCCCAAGCTGCGCGCCGGGTTCATGGAAGCGCCGGTGATCGCGCCGCCCACCAGGATCAAGGCTCCCAGCGTGGCGCCGATGGCCGCGCCTGCCGCGGCCGCCGGCACTCTGCCGCTCACCGCCACCGCGATGACCACCGAGACCAGCACGAACGTCATCACCGCCTCGAGCAGGAACGCCTGCCCCGCGCTCACGTCGACCGCCGGCAGGGTCATGGCCGTGCCGGGTCCCATCGGCCAGGTCCATCCGTGCAGCAACGCGCCCAGCAGACCGCCGGCGATTTGCGCCACGAGGTACGACGGCGCCTGCCGCGGCGAGAACTTGCCGATGGCCGCCAGTCCCAGAGTCACGGCGGGGTTGATGTGGCAGCCGGACACGTGGCCGATGGCGTACACCAGCCCCGCCAGGATGCAGGCGTGGCCAAAGGCCGGAATGAGCAGATTTCCCGCGGCGACGTCGCCAAAGCCAACTTGCGCCATGGATGTCGTCATCATCGCGACGAACACCAAAAGCGTGGTGCCCACGAATTCGGCCAGCAGGGCGCGTGGCTTCAGCGACTCGATCATAGGCAAGTCTCGGAACTGGACTTCCGCCGCCACGGAATGACGACGTCAGAGCTTCGCGACGAGGATTCTAAGCGGGCCGCCGCGACCTTAGCGGGTGCACCCTTATTGCGATATTATCTCAATAAGCGCGAGGCAATCGTTGACAATGCGATCGGGGCATGGCCGCGCGTGCCCGATGATCCTGGAGGTCTATGTCTGAACCGCCGGAGGTAACGCACTCGCACCTGTGGCGGCCTGGCCGCCCCATCAACCGCCGCGCGCTGCTTGGCGCTTCGCTCCTCGGCGCGGCGGCGGTGGCAACGACCCCGCTGCTCGCGCAATCGGTGACCGAGGAAGAAATAGAGGCCACCGAGCAGGAAATCGAGCGTGTGGACAGTGAGCGGCGCGCCGCCGAAGCGCTGGTAGCGGCGGCGATCGCGCGTGAAAGCACGCTGCAGCAGCAATTGGCCGTCATCGACCGCGACCGCTACTTGGCTGCCCAGCGGCTTATCCAAGTCAAGCGGGAGCTCGAGACCGTGGAGCTCGAAGTCTTCGACATCAACCAGTCCATCGGCGATCTCAATGACGCGTTGGCCGGCGAGACCTCGGTGCTCGAGCGGAAGGCGCGATCGCTGTATAAGGCGGGCCGCACGACGTTGTTGGAACAGGTCCTCGCGGCCGACTCGTTCGCCAGCGCGCTCGACCGCGCGGCGTCGCTCGAGCGGTTGCTGGCGCGCGGCGTCGCCGACATCGGCCAGCTCCGGTTGCGGCGTGGCGAGATTCAGCTGCGCACGGCCGATCTGACGGCCCGTCTGGACCGGCAGCAGGAGTTGCAGGCCGAAGCGCAGTCGATCGAGGAGGAGCTGGCGCGCAGGTCCGAGGAGCAGCAGGACCTCATCTTCAGCGTGCAGAAGGAGCAGGCGGAGCGCGCGGAGGACGTGCGGGCCTTTGAACGTGAGTCGGAGGCCATCGCCTACCGCGTGCGGCTTCTACGCGATATCTACGAACGGCAACTCGTTGAAGAGGAGCGTCGGCGGGCCGCCGAGGCGTTGGAGCGGGCGCAACAGTTCGCCAGAACCGTCATCAGCCAGCAGAGCCCCGGCGCGGCGGGCCCCTACATCTGGCCGCTGCTGGGACTGATCACCACCGAGTACGGCGGGTGCACTTTTGGGCAGTGTCCCCACCTGGGCATGGACATTGCCGCCTCGTCGGGCACGCCCATCGTCGCGGCCAACGACGGCGTGGTGCTCGCTGCGGGACTTGTGGTGCCGGGCGACCGTCGGGCGTCTTACGGAATGATCGTGATCATCGCCCACAGCGAGACTGAAGAAACGCTTTACGCCCACCTGGACGACCTCACCTGGCCCCCACCGGTCGCGCCCGGGCAGTTTGTGAGCCGTGGGCAGACCATCGGGTTCGTTGGCCTCACGGGGTGGACCACCGGTCCCCACCTGCACCTGGAATACCGCGTCGGCGGGGCCGCTAGCGACCCACGGCGAGTGCTCGTCTAGCGGGCGCCGTCGGCCCGCGCGCTCAGTCCAGGCGCCGGAAGAAGCACGTCCGCTCGCCGGTGTGGCAGGCGGGCCCGGCTGGGCGGACCTTCACCACCAGGGCGTCGCCGTCGCAATCGATGTGGATCGACTCCACCGTCAGCACGTTGCCCGAGGTGGCGCCCTTGTGCCACAGCTCTTGCCGACTGCGGCTCCAGAACCACGCCTCGCCCGACTCCTGCGTGAGCGCCAGCGACTCGCGGTTCATGTAGGCGAGCATCAAGACCTCGCCTGTCGAGGCGTCCTGGGATATGGCCGGCACCAGCCCGCGATCGTCAAACGTGGGCTGGATTGTTTCGGCTGGCGCGGAAGCGCGCGTCGACATCGGATTGATCCTCCCTGGTGGATGTCGCGGCCGCCGGGCTAGACGGCCGCTTTCATCTCCTGGTACTGGGCCTCCATGGTTTCGTTCACCGCCAGCGTTGCGTCGAGACCATCCGCCAGCGTCTCCAGGGCGCTGCCGGGGACGGCGGCCAGTACGTAGGCGTCGGGGATTTCGGTGAATGTGCGCATGCCGATGCATCCGAGCGAGATCGACGCCGCCTCTCGCCCCGCGGCCGTCGGCAGCACGCCGCAGGCGGGCCGACCGAACACGCCGTCTTGCGGACCGGTC includes these proteins:
- a CDS encoding aquaporin, with translation MIESLKPRALLAEFVGTTLLVFVAMMTTSMAQVGFGDVAAGNLLIPAFGHACILAGLVYAIGHVSGCHINPAVTLGLAAIGKFSPRQAPSYLVAQIAGGLLGALLHGWTWPMGPGTAMTLPAVDVSAGQAFLLEAVMTFVLVSVVIAVAVSGRVPAAAAGAAIGATLGALILVGGAITGASMNPARSLGPAIVNWHFDSHWIYWLGPIIGGLAAGIVGVLTHDLRRSADDD
- a CDS encoding peptidoglycan DD-metalloendopeptidase family protein, with the protein product MSEPPEVTHSHLWRPGRPINRRALLGASLLGAAAVATTPLLAQSVTEEEIEATEQEIERVDSERRAAEALVAAAIARESTLQQQLAVIDRDRYLAAQRLIQVKRELETVELEVFDINQSIGDLNDALAGETSVLERKARSLYKAGRTTLLEQVLAADSFASALDRAASLERLLARGVADIGQLRLRRGEIQLRTADLTARLDRQQELQAEAQSIEEELARRSEEQQDLIFSVQKEQAERAEDVRAFERESEAIAYRVRLLRDIYERQLVEEERRRAAEALERAQQFARTVISQQSPGAAGPYIWPLLGLITTEYGGCTFGQCPHLGMDIAASSGTPIVAANDGVVLAAGLVVPGDRRASYGMIVIIAHSETEETLYAHLDDLTWPPPVAPGQFVSRGQTIGFVGLTGWTTGPHLHLEYRVGGAASDPRRVLV